Proteins found in one Pseudodesulfovibrio sp. JC047 genomic segment:
- a CDS encoding electron transfer flavoprotein subunit beta, protein MSNEFHIVVCGSIVPDPLQTLAPQDGPNGPVLQNEMMLPAVLDPWAGHALYEAADLAAKHPGSQVWLVSLGPKAKLQQVMMAVSQKAPFQLVVADGSASGFEDGFETAKTLAETIQGIAGLDMSKLLLFGGWQSASRGSGAVMQMVGEMLGMTEQFQGVDKLTVGDDGALEVLERIEGGAYQKSVVDAAPAVLGWATGDLPEPPNNPQIGMQNMQKNMPALQQAKPADLSGTSLKFSAVDVPQQRRETRVVKDVPVEEVAKELVEWIKG, encoded by the coding sequence ATGAGCAATGAATTCCACATTGTGGTTTGCGGTTCGATTGTCCCGGACCCGTTGCAAACGCTCGCCCCTCAGGATGGTCCCAATGGTCCTGTCCTGCAAAATGAAATGATGCTCCCTGCGGTTCTTGATCCGTGGGCGGGCCATGCCTTGTATGAAGCTGCCGATCTGGCGGCAAAACATCCCGGAAGTCAGGTCTGGCTGGTCAGCCTTGGTCCCAAGGCCAAATTGCAACAGGTCATGATGGCCGTGTCGCAGAAGGCTCCCTTCCAGTTGGTCGTGGCCGATGGTTCGGCCTCTGGTTTCGAGGATGGTTTCGAAACTGCCAAAACCCTTGCGGAGACCATTCAGGGTATCGCCGGGTTGGATATGTCGAAGCTGCTGTTGTTCGGTGGCTGGCAGTCCGCGTCTCGCGGGTCTGGTGCCGTGATGCAGATGGTCGGCGAAATGCTCGGAATGACGGAACAATTTCAGGGTGTTGATAAGCTGACTGTTGGCGACGATGGGGCTCTTGAAGTCTTGGAACGCATCGAAGGCGGCGCGTATCAGAAGTCCGTGGTGGACGCTGCTCCGGCTGTACTGGGCTGGGCCACTGGTGATTTGCCCGAACCGCCGAACAACCCGCAGATTGGTATGCAGAATATGCAGAAAAACATGCCTGCGTTGCAACAGGCCAAGCCTGCCGATCTGTCTGGAACCAGCTTGAAATTCAGTGCTGTGGACGTGCCGCAACAACGTCGTGAGACTCGCGTGGTCAAGGACGTTCCCGTTGAAGAAGTGGCGAAAGAACTCGTCGAATGGATCAAGGGTTAG
- a CDS encoding DNA polymerase III subunit delta': MSLKGDPLAALVGHDHAVKRLNAIAHDPPQSIVIEGGDADSRVALALYWAMRLNCASGSVPCGQCAACKQIGDLAFNDLVFFDGREGLIKVDPVRQMRSTWGQPPNGDGYRVTIFAEAQMFMTEAANALLKSLEEPRPGNVFVLAAPQRERLLETLISRSWVVTLAWPDVRQNSPEVSEWVQALVTFWQTGRGWFARTSSKGAVDKHLAMQVVLGMQRELREAMSGSCGTSVSVSLANSQDLPSLRRIGLVLDKAQEALNTQVPVNPAMVLDWVATRMVK; the protein is encoded by the coding sequence ATGTCATTGAAAGGTGATCCGCTGGCTGCTCTGGTTGGGCACGACCACGCGGTTAAACGCCTCAATGCCATTGCTCACGACCCTCCCCAATCAATTGTCATCGAAGGTGGCGACGCGGATTCCCGCGTCGCCCTTGCCTTGTATTGGGCCATGCGGTTGAACTGCGCGTCCGGCTCCGTCCCGTGTGGACAGTGTGCGGCGTGCAAGCAGATCGGTGATCTTGCCTTCAATGATTTGGTGTTTTTTGATGGTCGGGAAGGGCTGATCAAGGTTGATCCGGTTCGGCAGATGCGGTCCACCTGGGGGCAGCCGCCCAATGGTGACGGCTACCGGGTGACGATTTTTGCCGAAGCCCAGATGTTCATGACCGAAGCGGCCAACGCGTTGCTCAAGTCACTTGAAGAACCTCGTCCCGGCAATGTCTTTGTCCTTGCCGCTCCGCAACGGGAACGGTTGTTGGAAACCTTGATTTCCCGGTCTTGGGTTGTCACGCTGGCTTGGCCAGATGTGCGTCAGAATTCGCCGGAAGTTTCTGAATGGGTTCAGGCTTTGGTGACATTTTGGCAAACTGGCCGAGGCTGGTTCGCCCGAACTTCATCCAAGGGGGCCGTGGACAAACATCTTGCCATGCAGGTGGTGCTCGGAATGCAGCGGGAACTCCGCGAAGCCATGTCCGGCTCGTGCGGAACTTCAGTGTCTGTTTCGTTAGCCAATTCTCAGGATTTGCCCTCGTTGAGACGGATCGGTCTGGTGCTCGACAAGGCCCAGGAAGCCTTGAATACACAAGTGCCAGTCAATCCTGCCATGGTGTTGGATTGGGTGGCCACACGGATGGTAAAATAA
- a CDS encoding electron transfer flavoprotein subunit alpha — protein sequence MTVLFLAHTECDNSLHKSALEALTAAKSLADGLGTDLAVGLVGADIAGAAESIGGCGASFYGVAGPEFADARYASDVAAAEALSTACSAEIVVAPATSRFSRAVPGLAVRLNGRVDTHLSGLDVVDGQPVAKRWFYRQRMEGTFTRDERPWVMTIDSGCAAAFEGASAVEVTPVAVDVSGVRTTVAGIECVSEDEQTIRPDAEMLLVAGAGWTKKQADGATHVDVAETTIMDFLTGTKSSLGSSKSLVDISGEGGAIISFLTHMHQVGQTGSTPRHAKGLATCCHGEEPHVVGWRFINERRAINTDASCGWAQGKCDVLYVGDAFEIMKKVNELLG from the coding sequence ATGACTGTTTTATTTCTTGCTCATACTGAATGTGACAATTCCCTGCATAAATCGGCCCTTGAAGCGTTGACCGCTGCCAAATCCCTGGCCGATGGATTGGGAACCGATCTGGCTGTCGGCCTGGTTGGTGCCGATATTGCCGGGGCAGCCGAGTCCATTGGTGGATGCGGTGCTTCTTTTTATGGTGTGGCCGGTCCAGAATTCGCGGATGCGCGTTATGCTTCTGACGTTGCCGCTGCCGAGGCCCTGTCCACGGCGTGTTCTGCTGAAATCGTGGTGGCTCCGGCCACGTCCCGTTTCAGCCGAGCCGTGCCCGGACTGGCTGTTCGTTTGAATGGTCGGGTTGATACCCATTTGTCCGGTCTGGACGTGGTTGACGGTCAGCCTGTTGCCAAGCGGTGGTTCTACCGGCAGCGCATGGAAGGTACCTTCACTCGTGACGAACGTCCTTGGGTGATGACCATTGATTCCGGCTGCGCTGCGGCGTTTGAAGGAGCCAGTGCTGTTGAAGTGACGCCTGTGGCGGTGGACGTGTCCGGTGTGCGGACCACGGTGGCGGGAATTGAATGCGTGTCCGAAGACGAGCAGACCATCCGGCCTGATGCCGAGATGCTGCTTGTCGCCGGAGCTGGTTGGACCAAAAAACAGGCCGACGGCGCAACCCACGTGGATGTGGCTGAAACAACCATCATGGATTTTCTGACAGGCACCAAGAGTTCGCTTGGTTCCTCCAAATCTTTGGTGGATATCTCGGGAGAAGGTGGCGCGATCATTTCTTTCCTGACACACATGCATCAGGTTGGTCAGACCGGTTCGACTCCGCGACATGCCAAGGGATTGGCAACGTGTTGTCATGGTGAAGAACCGCATGTGGTCGGTTGGCGTTTCATCAACGAACGTCGTGCCATCAATACCGATGCGAGTTGCGGCTGGGCACAGGGCAAATGCGATGTCCTGTACGTCGGCGACGCATTCGAGATCATGAAAAAGGTGAACGAGTTGCTTGGTTAA
- a CDS encoding rhodanese-like domain-containing protein encodes MKIKKIVSVLILSALVAIFFVNLNSSLPDGYVNIDAVSAQARLESGAAVTVLDVRTPAEFKAGHIQGAVNIDYQGKLFESQLEGLDRDAQYLVYCRTGNRSTSALKLMHRQGFSMVWHLAHGIEDWTKKGLPLDK; translated from the coding sequence ATGAAGATCAAGAAGATTGTTTCAGTCCTTATTCTGAGTGCCCTTGTTGCCATCTTTTTTGTGAACTTGAATTCGTCGTTGCCGGACGGGTATGTCAACATCGACGCTGTTTCCGCGCAGGCCCGCCTTGAGTCTGGGGCTGCCGTGACTGTCCTTGACGTCCGCACTCCTGCGGAATTCAAGGCCGGACACATTCAAGGTGCCGTGAATATCGATTATCAGGGGAAATTGTTTGAAAGTCAGCTGGAGGGATTGGACCGGGACGCGCAGTATCTCGTGTATTGCCGAACGGGCAACAGGAGTACTTCTGCATTGAAACTGATGCACCGACAGGGTTTTTCCATGGTTTGGCATTTGGCGCATGGTATTGAGGACTGGACGAAAAAAGGACTGCCACTAGACAAATAG
- the rarD gene encoding EamA family transporter RarD: MPNHHSTPSSNGFFAALAAFVAWGLLPIYWKSLAVVNPFEILCHRIVWSLAFITVVVTILKGWNTTFASMRSLKDIGILALSSLTIGGNWFLYIWAVNTGHVLETSLGYYINPLVTMLLGFVFFRERMKPLQVIAIGLAALGVANSIFSYGHFPWISLTLAISFAFYGLLRKIASVESLPGLFLETLILTPIALGYLVTMQLDNSASFLAVSPKIDLLLIGAGAATAIPLIGFAYGARRLRLTTLGILQYSAPSLTFLLGIFVYKEHFTSSHLLTFALIWAGLIVYTGESIWTMRNHRHTS; this comes from the coding sequence ATGCCAAATCACCATTCCACACCGTCATCCAACGGTTTCTTCGCGGCTCTGGCCGCATTTGTCGCTTGGGGATTGCTTCCGATCTATTGGAAATCCCTTGCCGTCGTGAATCCATTTGAGATCCTCTGCCACCGCATCGTCTGGTCGTTGGCTTTCATCACCGTGGTCGTCACCATTCTCAAAGGATGGAACACGACCTTTGCGTCCATGCGGTCACTCAAGGACATCGGCATCCTCGCGCTCAGCAGTCTCACCATCGGCGGCAACTGGTTTCTCTACATATGGGCGGTCAACACCGGCCATGTCCTTGAAACAAGTCTGGGGTATTACATCAATCCGCTGGTCACCATGCTTCTGGGATTCGTTTTCTTCCGAGAACGGATGAAGCCTTTACAAGTCATCGCTATTGGCCTGGCAGCCCTCGGCGTTGCCAACTCCATTTTCAGCTATGGTCACTTCCCGTGGATATCCCTGACCCTCGCCATCTCGTTCGCCTTCTACGGATTGCTACGAAAAATCGCGTCCGTGGAATCACTCCCCGGGCTATTTCTGGAAACGTTGATACTCACCCCGATCGCCCTGGGCTATCTGGTCACAATGCAACTGGACAATTCCGCGTCTTTCCTCGCTGTCAGTCCAAAAATCGACCTGCTCCTCATCGGTGCCGGAGCCGCAACTGCCATCCCGCTGATCGGGTTCGCCTATGGCGCACGCCGTCTCCGATTGACAACGCTGGGCATCCTCCAATACTCCGCCCCATCGCTCACCTTTCTCCTCGGCATCTTTGTCTACAAAGAACACTTCACATCGAGCCATCTGCTGACGTTCGCCCTGATCTGGGCCGGACTGATCGTGTATACGGGAGAATCAATCTGGACCATGCGCAATCATCGTCACACATCATAA
- a CDS encoding response regulator — MSRSAENSTESTLPSSPSTILIAEDSESNAMLFSLYFKGTKYILDFAQNGKQAVDKFKSTTYDLVLMDILMPVMDGWQATEAIRSYETEKGLSPSPIVAVTANTFEEDRQKSLNAGCTDFLPKPVRKAALLDCVARLTHRSP; from the coding sequence ATGTCCAGGTCTGCCGAGAATTCCACAGAAAGCACTCTCCCGTCATCTCCGAGCACCATTCTTATTGCCGAAGACTCCGAAAGCAACGCCATGCTCTTTTCCCTCTATTTCAAAGGCACAAAGTATATTCTTGATTTTGCGCAAAACGGCAAGCAAGCCGTGGATAAATTCAAATCAACGACCTATGATCTCGTACTCATGGACATCTTGATGCCGGTCATGGACGGCTGGCAGGCTACTGAGGCCATTCGCTCGTACGAAACGGAAAAAGGATTGTCACCTTCTCCCATTGTCGCGGTCACGGCCAATACCTTTGAAGAGGATCGCCAAAAATCACTCAATGCGGGCTGTACTGATTTTCTTCCCAAACCCGTCAGAAAAGCCGCTTTGCTGGACTGTGTGGCCCGCCTGACCCACAGGTCTCCCTAA
- a CDS encoding acyl-CoA dehydrogenase family protein yields MYTLRTLPGDDVRQIMWRFAERFDLQMSVQSARSIARSTVAKLVAEGARNTHEWTDQKNDLLTAFDQSGLTALFMDPHQGGFIEGPKNFALALVAFELAWVDAGAATSSLASNLALAPIHEKGTPEQRDYYMSKCVPPQPGEDREIWRGAFALTEPLPYVGVDTGVLCGKASVADWTDGEEPMLQIDKRGRFITNMDFANFVTAAVESNDDRIKGTFMVILEDTDEGIFDRGAPTLKMVHQLSSTRDPVLNLKVPASRIIGGYDVVDGVIVPKYNHSEIIGAVFHRTRIPVGLMTSAKLISAVEPVIRYHRNRFRGGDACSEGSPRFDKGLQINEDALQRLVDLWASGEAGCSLAFGASRLADRFDPIEKAKEAHFEAEGVTSVRKQMGVLRKLKEQVFEFIDLEYTPEAERDQVRYAELQSDTLVQYAYMEALAGVLNPGVKLWNTGEGANKMREAVALVGGYGITEDCPGFLMQKWTDCQLEATYEGPEAVQRRHLTMTMTSDVFQHIMENWVKQMQTAGQQVPGLGGYVIASAMELWQWTLNHLKTAKDDDGRKLYHNKRQGVTFAMADALGWLLGPYYLAMDVMELIEKGPMSPTLAEGLDDLTGFYKDLCHIQAARAAGEVARICTELVYGFNTCSCNQPAAEPGGQSTCAGREDLVDFRALKAKVDMCMAGSRMAKDRAGHALTEVMIPEALDYPIG; encoded by the coding sequence ATGTATACACTGCGTACTCTTCCGGGAGACGACGTTCGTCAGATCATGTGGCGTTTTGCTGAACGTTTCGACCTCCAGATGTCGGTGCAGTCCGCCCGATCCATTGCCCGCAGCACGGTTGCCAAACTCGTGGCTGAAGGCGCGCGTAATACGCACGAGTGGACCGATCAGAAAAATGATCTTCTGACTGCATTCGATCAGTCCGGTTTGACCGCACTGTTCATGGACCCCCATCAGGGTGGTTTTATCGAAGGCCCCAAGAATTTCGCCCTGGCCCTGGTCGCTTTTGAGCTGGCCTGGGTCGATGCCGGTGCCGCAACGTCCTCGTTGGCATCCAATCTGGCGTTGGCTCCCATCCATGAGAAAGGCACTCCCGAACAGCGTGATTATTATATGTCCAAATGTGTCCCTCCCCAGCCGGGCGAGGACCGTGAAATCTGGCGTGGCGCATTCGCGTTGACCGAGCCGCTGCCATACGTGGGGGTGGATACCGGCGTATTGTGCGGCAAGGCCTCCGTGGCCGACTGGACCGACGGCGAAGAGCCGATGCTTCAGATCGACAAGCGTGGCCGGTTCATCACCAACATGGATTTCGCCAACTTCGTGACCGCTGCCGTTGAATCGAATGACGATCGGATCAAGGGAACCTTCATGGTCATCCTTGAAGATACCGATGAAGGTATTTTCGATCGAGGCGCACCGACCTTGAAGATGGTGCATCAGCTGTCCTCCACTCGTGATCCTGTCTTGAATCTCAAGGTTCCGGCCTCTCGGATTATCGGTGGATACGATGTGGTTGATGGCGTGATCGTTCCCAAATACAACCATTCCGAAATTATCGGGGCCGTGTTCCACCGGACCCGTATCCCCGTTGGGCTGATGACTTCGGCCAAACTGATTTCTGCTGTGGAGCCGGTCATTCGGTATCATCGAAATCGGTTTCGTGGTGGTGACGCCTGTTCCGAAGGCTCTCCCCGTTTTGACAAGGGGCTTCAGATCAATGAGGACGCACTCCAGCGGCTCGTCGATCTGTGGGCGTCCGGCGAAGCAGGGTGTTCCCTGGCCTTTGGCGCGTCCCGTCTGGCCGATCGTTTTGATCCCATTGAAAAGGCCAAGGAAGCACATTTCGAAGCGGAAGGCGTGACCTCTGTTCGCAAACAGATGGGCGTTTTGCGCAAGCTCAAGGAGCAGGTTTTCGAGTTCATTGATCTTGAATACACCCCGGAAGCCGAGCGCGATCAGGTCCGGTATGCCGAGTTGCAGTCCGACACATTGGTCCAGTATGCCTATATGGAAGCCCTGGCCGGTGTGCTTAATCCCGGTGTCAAGCTGTGGAATACCGGCGAAGGTGCCAACAAGATGCGAGAAGCCGTGGCGTTGGTCGGTGGATACGGTATCACCGAAGACTGCCCCGGTTTCCTGATGCAGAAGTGGACGGATTGCCAGCTCGAAGCGACCTACGAAGGGCCGGAAGCCGTGCAGCGTCGTCATCTGACCATGACCATGACATCGGATGTTTTCCAGCATATTATGGAAAATTGGGTGAAACAGATGCAGACCGCTGGTCAGCAGGTACCCGGTTTGGGTGGATATGTCATTGCCTCGGCCATGGAGCTGTGGCAGTGGACGCTCAATCATCTCAAGACCGCCAAGGATGATGATGGCCGCAAGCTGTATCATAACAAACGCCAAGGTGTGACGTTCGCCATGGCCGATGCGCTTGGCTGGTTGCTTGGACCCTATTATTTGGCCATGGATGTCATGGAATTGATCGAAAAGGGTCCCATGTCTCCAACGCTGGCTGAAGGGCTTGATGATCTGACCGGATTCTACAAGGATCTGTGTCATATTCAGGCCGCCCGTGCCGCAGGTGAAGTCGCTCGTATCTGCACCGAACTGGTCTACGGATTCAACACCTGTTCGTGTAACCAGCCGGCTGCCGAACCAGGTGGCCAGTCCACATGTGCCGGTCGTGAAGATCTGGTTGATTTCCGCGCATTGAAGGCCAAGGTCGATATGTGCATGGCAGGGTCTCGCATGGCGAAAGATCGTGCCGGACATGCCCTGACCGAGGTCATGATCCCGGAAGCGCTCGATTATCCCATTGGTTAA
- a CDS encoding 4Fe-4S ferredoxin encodes MSDETPRAAMETDIVCVGFGPAAGGFLTTLTRGLMNEDGTPVAESKAMPGMPPQVICYERADDIGFGVSGVVTKGRSISASFPDLDLSQIPMAHEVTQEKVLYLKDPVGASRRPIAFKMADKLLSRWMKDDAFELPYIPPFLEKHPGMIFSLGQFNQWIGGNLMGTGLAQVWPSSPVAEPLMQGKAVTGVRMVDQGVEKDGTPGAGFMPGMDMKAALTVVADGPVGPVGQHLDRQLGLPAGNHQREWAVGMKCVVDLPEGCEWEPGTVLHTIGYPEPEIFGFLYVYPGNVASLGIFVPSWFDNPVRTAYRYMQHWMMHPYLWKHLEGGTMRSWGAKSLNESGRRGEPILCGDGFARIGEGSGSTNILSGSGVDEAWATGVQLGESVLELLKDGKKFTKENLEATYVAKRRASWVEEEAVAAEKAREGFTKSVVRGFMGMGLTGLTKGVLNMPGKQIRPQDRIPTIEDYYKDFISESEIRSIRETCAKQGSSLHDALMDRVGWPEIPLDGTLLVSQQDALLMGGKVQANPGYADHVRFADPATCAACREQLCIEACSGQAIDTNPEGGVPLFDREKCVHCGACMWNCSKSNYKDPERTNVQFRGGSGGLHSAEN; translated from the coding sequence ATGAGTGATGAAACTCCCAGAGCAGCAATGGAAACTGATATCGTCTGCGTCGGCTTTGGTCCGGCTGCGGGCGGTTTTTTGACCACATTGACCCGTGGCCTGATGAACGAAGACGGAACCCCGGTGGCCGAATCCAAGGCCATGCCCGGGATGCCGCCGCAGGTGATTTGTTACGAACGTGCCGACGACATCGGGTTTGGCGTGTCCGGCGTGGTCACCAAAGGGCGGTCCATCTCGGCCAGTTTCCCCGACCTTGATCTTTCGCAGATTCCCATGGCCCACGAGGTCACACAGGAAAAAGTGTTGTATCTCAAGGACCCGGTCGGAGCCAGTCGTCGTCCCATTGCCTTTAAAATGGCGGACAAGCTTCTGTCCCGGTGGATGAAGGACGATGCGTTCGAATTGCCGTACATTCCCCCGTTTTTGGAAAAACATCCGGGCATGATTTTTTCGCTCGGTCAATTTAATCAATGGATCGGTGGAAATTTGATGGGAACCGGACTCGCTCAGGTCTGGCCGTCCAGCCCGGTGGCGGAGCCGCTCATGCAGGGCAAGGCTGTCACTGGCGTGCGCATGGTCGATCAGGGCGTGGAAAAAGATGGGACGCCCGGTGCCGGTTTCATGCCCGGTATGGACATGAAAGCCGCTTTAACCGTGGTTGCCGACGGTCCGGTCGGACCTGTGGGTCAGCATCTTGACCGACAGCTCGGTTTGCCAGCGGGCAATCACCAGCGAGAATGGGCCGTGGGCATGAAATGTGTGGTTGATTTGCCCGAAGGGTGTGAATGGGAGCCGGGGACCGTGCTGCACACGATCGGCTACCCCGAACCGGAAATTTTCGGCTTTTTGTATGTGTATCCCGGCAATGTGGCTTCTCTTGGCATTTTTGTGCCGTCATGGTTCGACAACCCGGTGCGGACCGCCTATCGCTACATGCAGCATTGGATGATGCATCCGTATTTGTGGAAGCATCTTGAAGGCGGCACCATGCGTTCCTGGGGCGCAAAATCCTTGAACGAATCCGGCCGACGCGGTGAACCGATCCTCTGTGGCGATGGTTTTGCCCGTATCGGCGAAGGGTCCGGTTCAACGAATATCCTGTCTGGTTCCGGTGTTGATGAAGCATGGGCCACCGGCGTACAGCTCGGTGAATCCGTGCTTGAATTGCTGAAGGACGGCAAGAAATTCACCAAGGAGAATCTGGAAGCCACCTACGTGGCCAAACGGCGTGCATCCTGGGTGGAAGAAGAGGCCGTGGCTGCGGAAAAGGCCCGCGAAGGATTCACCAAATCGGTGGTACGGGGCTTCATGGGCATGGGGCTTACCGGCTTGACCAAAGGGGTGCTGAACATGCCTGGCAAACAGATTCGACCGCAGGACCGGATTCCGACCATTGAGGATTATTACAAGGACTTTATTTCAGAGAGCGAGATTCGATCGATTCGGGAAACGTGTGCCAAGCAAGGCTCCAGCCTGCATGATGCGTTGATGGATCGGGTCGGTTGGCCCGAGATTCCGCTGGATGGCACGCTTCTGGTTTCCCAGCAGGATGCACTGCTCATGGGCGGCAAGGTCCAGGCCAATCCCGGATATGCCGATCATGTGCGTTTTGCCGATCCCGCGACGTGTGCCGCATGTCGGGAACAGCTCTGCATTGAGGCATGTTCCGGTCAGGCCATTGATACCAATCCCGAAGGCGGGGTGCCGCTGTTTGATCGAGAGAAATGTGTGCACTGCGGTGCGTGCATGTGGAATTGCAGCAAATCCAATTATAAAGATCCGGAACGGACCAATGTGCAATTCCGGGGTGGCTCTGGAGGGCTGCATTCCGCGGAAAATTAG
- a CDS encoding GNAT family N-acetyltransferase, with amino-acid sequence MHILPFSNHDTEAIVALITSIQIDEFGVETSAEDQPDLRTIPEYYQHGAGNFWLAFEGDELVGTIALLDTGNGLCSLRKMFVKKAYRGKKYHVGASLMQTLLDWARERVVQAVYLGTVDVYHAAHRFYEKNGFVEIPGTQLPQQIPVMDVDVKFYRYTF; translated from the coding sequence ATGCATATACTTCCATTTTCCAATCATGACACTGAGGCGATCGTTGCCTTGATTACGTCTATTCAGATCGATGAATTTGGTGTGGAGACGTCGGCTGAAGATCAACCGGATTTGCGTACCATCCCGGAATACTATCAACATGGTGCGGGGAATTTCTGGCTGGCCTTCGAAGGGGATGAACTGGTGGGCACCATTGCCCTGCTGGATACCGGAAACGGGCTGTGTTCACTGCGAAAGATGTTTGTGAAAAAGGCATATCGTGGCAAGAAATATCATGTGGGGGCCTCTCTGATGCAAACGCTGCTCGACTGGGCGCGGGAGCGTGTTGTTCAGGCCGTGTACCTCGGGACTGTGGATGTGTATCATGCCGCGCACCGATTTTATGAAAAGAACGGATTTGTCGAGATTCCCGGAACTCAGTTGCCGCAACAGATTCCGGTCATGGATGTGGATGTGAAATTTTATCGGTATACTTTTTAA
- a CDS encoding Na+/H+ antiporter NhaC family protein, whose protein sequence is MKKFLTLTLGCLAVMAMCAVPAMAADASKGAANAEIFGLLTLIPPVVAIVLAFITKNVVLSLFLGVFSGCFMLDIRGWDIYHALIDAFLRFSGEILGSLADSWNAGIILQCLAIGGLIALVSKMGGAKAIADALVKRAKTPRSSQFVTWLMGLFIFFDDYANSLTVGPIMRPVTDRMKVSREKLAFIIDATAAPIAGIALISTWVAYEVGLIRDGYQMIPIDANAYGVFVETIPFRFYNIFILVFILFTIWFMREFGPMYKAEKRARTEGKVIADNSTPMAAEESSSLEPVPGIKLSIWNAIIPIGTLIVTAFLGFYFNGYGAIDDPAQMAAIKASPLSFASMRDCFGASDASVVLFQAALIASMVAIAMAVMKRILPIKEAIETWVTGVKSMNITAVILLLAWSLSGVIKELGTAVYLVNVLSDTLPPFLLPSIIFVLGSIISFATGTSYGTMGILMPLAIPLAFALQGDPNYVILNIGSVLTGAIFGDHCSPISDTTILSSMGSACDHIDHVKTQLAYASTVAIIAVVAGYIPAGLGMPVYITLPVGIALTGLAVRFLGKKVEA, encoded by the coding sequence ATGAAAAAATTTCTGACGCTTACTCTCGGCTGTCTTGCGGTCATGGCCATGTGTGCCGTCCCCGCCATGGCTGCCGACGCCTCCAAAGGCGCAGCCAATGCCGAAATTTTCGGTCTGCTGACGCTGATTCCACCTGTGGTTGCCATTGTTCTCGCGTTCATCACCAAAAACGTCGTCCTGTCACTCTTTCTCGGCGTATTCTCCGGTTGCTTCATGCTTGATATCAGAGGGTGGGACATCTACCACGCCCTGATCGACGCATTCCTGCGGTTTTCCGGCGAAATACTCGGTTCTCTGGCCGACAGCTGGAACGCAGGTATCATCTTGCAATGCCTGGCTATCGGTGGACTGATCGCCCTGGTCTCAAAAATGGGCGGCGCAAAGGCTATTGCCGATGCACTGGTCAAACGGGCAAAGACACCCCGCAGTTCCCAGTTCGTCACCTGGCTCATGGGTCTGTTCATCTTCTTCGATGATTACGCCAACTCCCTGACCGTCGGCCCAATCATGCGCCCGGTCACGGACCGCATGAAGGTCTCCCGCGAAAAACTCGCATTCATCATCGATGCCACAGCCGCTCCTATCGCGGGTATCGCTCTGATTTCAACCTGGGTGGCCTACGAAGTCGGTTTGATCCGTGACGGATACCAGATGATTCCTATCGACGCCAACGCATATGGCGTTTTCGTGGAAACCATTCCATTCCGTTTTTACAACATTTTCATTCTGGTTTTCATCCTCTTCACCATCTGGTTCATGCGGGAATTCGGCCCCATGTACAAAGCCGAAAAGCGTGCCCGGACCGAAGGCAAGGTCATTGCCGACAATTCCACCCCCATGGCAGCCGAAGAGTCATCCAGTCTCGAACCGGTTCCGGGTATCAAACTGTCCATCTGGAACGCGATCATTCCCATCGGAACCCTGATCGTCACCGCATTCCTCGGTTTCTATTTCAACGGATATGGAGCTATTGACGACCCCGCACAGATGGCGGCCATCAAGGCCTCACCGCTGAGCTTCGCATCCATGCGTGATTGTTTCGGCGCATCCGATGCCTCCGTGGTGCTGTTCCAGGCCGCACTGATCGCCAGCATGGTCGCCATAGCCATGGCCGTCATGAAACGGATTCTGCCCATCAAGGAAGCCATCGAGACCTGGGTCACGGGTGTGAAGTCCATGAACATCACCGCCGTCATCCTGTTGCTCGCATGGTCCCTGTCCGGCGTTATCAAGGAACTGGGCACCGCCGTGTATCTGGTCAATGTGTTGTCCGACACACTGCCGCCCTTCCTGCTGCCGTCCATCATCTTTGTCCTCGGATCGATCATTTCATTCGCCACCGGAACATCTTACGGCACCATGGGGATCCTCATGCCGTTGGCCATTCCGCTCGCCTTTGCGCTCCAGGGCGATCCGAACTACGTCATCCTGAACATCGGCTCAGTCCTGACCGGCGCGATCTTCGGCGACCACTGCTCCCCGATCTCGGACACGACCATCCTGTCTTCCATGGGATCGGCCTGTGACCATATCGATCACGTCAAGACGCAGCTCGCGTATGCCTCGACGGTTGCGATCATCGCTGTTGTGGCAGGCTACATTCCGGCTGGTCTCGGAATGCCGGTCTACATCACTCTGCCTGTCGGCATCGCCCTGACCGGACTGGCAGTCCGCTTCCTGGGTAAAAAGGTCGAAGCATAA